The following are encoded together in the Anopheles nili chromosome 3, idAnoNiliSN_F5_01, whole genome shotgun sequence genome:
- the LOC128727307 gene encoding FACT complex subunit spt16 isoform X1 gives MSNIALDKDCFFRRMKRLYANWKDPEFSHDDSLSKVDCILTAVGVDEETFYSKSTSLQTWLFGYELTDTISLFCDNAILFLTSKKKIEFLKQIEKDSDDGLPPIRLLIRDKNDKDKANYEKLHEAMKASKAGKTVGVFTKDNFPGEFCENWRAFLKDKHMANVDISVPLGYIMCPKEDPELVTIKKACLVTIDVFNKYLKDHIMEIIDADKKVKHVKLAEGVESALTDKKYVTGVDTNQLDMCYPAIIQSGGNYSLKFSAFSDKNYLHFGSIICALGARYKSYCSNIVRTLLVNPTATIQKHYNFLLNLEEELLKNLVPGKRLSDVYDVGLEYAKKEEPKLVDKLTKTFGFATGLEFRENSMTIGPKSVAVLKKGMVFSLNVGLAGLENSEASDKESKMYALFVGDTVLVTEESQATVLTQSKKKIKNIGIFLKDDDEDDEEEEEKDTEQAPEILGRSGKRTTVLESKLRNEQSSEEKRKQHQKELAVALNEKAKERLAKQAGGKEAEKVRKSTVSYKSVNQMPREPEVKELKLYVDRKYETVIMPIFGVPVPFHISTIKNISQSVEGDYTYLRINFFHPGATMGRNESGMYPNPDATFVKEVTYRSTNTKEPGEIAAPSSNLNTAFRLIKEVQKRFKTREAEEREKEDLVKQDTLVMSQNKGNPKLKDLYIRPNIVSKRMTGSLEAHVNGFRYTSVRGDKVDILYNNIKSAFFQPCDGEMIILLHFHLKHAIMFGKKKHLDVQFYTEVGEITTDLGKHQHMHDRDDLAAEQAERELRHKLKTAFKSFCEKVEMMTKQQIEFDTPFRELGFPGAPFRSTVLLQPTSGSLVNLTEWPPFVITLEDVELVHFERVQFHLRNFDMIFVFKNYQQKIAMVNAIPMNLLDHVKEWLNSCDIRYSEGIQSLNWAKIMKTITDDPEGFFDSGGWTFLDPESEGEAEANSETEDEEDDAYEPTDDDDEEESDSEDYSEASEDDDSGSEEDLGSDEESGKDWSDLEREAAEEDRNRENNDYDDRNASKKRSHHRRDRGVASPKKRHEHHRSSSKHGSSRDKNHKDKHNDKHRSGGSSGKHDRHSSNHKRSRDDSRESGHHHKSKKSRK, from the exons ATGTCAAACATCGCGCTGGATAAAGACTGCTTCTTCCGGCGGATGAAGCGGCTCTATGCAAACTGGAAG GATCCGGAATTCAGTCACGATGACTCACTGTCAAAGGTGGACTGCATCCTTACGGCGGTTGGTGTGGACGAGGAAACGTTCTACAGCAAATCAACATCTCTTCAAACCTGGCTGTTCGGGTACGAGCTGACCGACACGATCAGTTTGTTCTGCGACAACGCTATCCTTTTTCTtacgagcaagaaaaaaatcgagtTTCTGAAGCAGATCGAAAAGGATTCAGACGATGGATTGCCACCAATTCGGCTGCTCATTCGCGACAAG aatGACAAAGATAAAGCAAACTACGAGAAGCTACACGAAGCGATGAAGGCCTCGAAGGCTGGGAAGACGGTAGGCGTGTTCACGAAGGATAACTTTCCTGGTGAATTCTGCGAGAACTGGCGGGCGTTCCTGAAGGACAAGCATATGGCCAACGTTGACATCAGTGTGCCGCTAGGCTACATTATGTGCCCAAAGGAAGACCCGGAGCTagtgacgataaaaaaagcttGTCTCGTGACGATTGATGTTTTCAACAAGTATCTGAAGGATCACATCATGGAGATCATCGATGCGGATAAG aAAGTAAAGCATGTTAAACTGGCGGAAGGCGTGGAATCGGCCCTTACGGATAAGAAGTACGTCACCGGCGTGGATACCAACCAACTCGACATGTGCTATCCGGCCATCATCCAATCCGGTGGAAACTACAGTCTAAAGTTTAGTGCGTTCAGTGACAAAAACTATTTGCACTTTGGCTCCATTATATGCGCTCTTGGCGCACGGTACAAATCCTACTGTTCGAATATCGTCCGCACGTTGCTGGTCAATCCGACGGCCACCATTCAGAAGCACTACAATTTTTTGCTCAACCTCGAGGAGGAATTGCTGAAAAATCTCGTCCCAGGCAAACGACTCTCAGACGTGTACGATGTAGGGCTTGAGTACGCCAAAAAGGAGGAACCGAAGCTGGTCGACAAGCTGACGAAAACGTTTGGCTTCGCGACGGGACTCGAGTTCCGCGAGAACTCCATGACGATCGGACCGAAGAGCGTTGCCGTGCTTAAGAAGGGCATGGTGTTCAGCTTGAACGTCGGTCTGGCGGGGCTGGAAAATTCTGAGGCGTCGGACAAAGAATCGAAGATGTACGCGCTGTTCGTCGGCGATACGGTGTTGGTTACGGAGGAGTCGCAGGCGACTGTACTGACCCAGTCGAagaaaaagattaaaaatatCGGCATCTTCctgaaggacgacgacgaagatgatgaagaagaggaggaaaaGGACACCGAGCAGGCGCCGGAAATTTTGGGTCGCAGTGGCAAGCGCACGACGGTGCTGGAGAGCAAACTGCGAAACGAACAGAGCtcagaagaaaagcgaaagcagcACCAGAAGGAGCTAGCCGTGGCATTGAATGAGAAAGCAAAGGAGCGGTTAGCGAAACaggcgggtggaaaagaggCGGAAAAAGTACGCAAATCGACAGTGTCGTACAAAAGCGTTAATCAGATGCCCCGCGAACCGGAAGTGAAAGAGCTGAAGCTGTATGTTG ATCGAAAATACGAAACGGTCATAATGCCCATCTTCGGTGTTCCGGTACCGTTCCACATCTCGACCATCAAGAACATTTCCCAGTCCGTAGAGGGTGATTACACGTACTTGCGAATCAATTTCTTCCATCCGGGTGCAACGATGGGTCGAAATGAGTCCGGCATGTATCCCAACCCGGATGCGACATTTGTAAAGGAGGT TACCTATCGCTCAACAAACACGAAGGAACCGGGCGAGATTGCGGCCCCTTCGTCTAATCTCAACACGGCGTTCCGGCTAATTAAAGAGGTCCAGAAGCGATTCAAAACACGCGAGGCAGAAGAACGCGAAAAGGAAGATCTGGTCAAGCAGGATACGCTGGTAATGTCCCAGAACAAGGGCAACCCCAAGCTGAAGGATCTCTACATACGGCCCAACATCGTCAGCAAGCGCATGACTGGATCGCTCGAGGCGCACGTGAACGGCTTCCGTTACACGTCCGTTCGTGGCGACAAGGTGGACATTCTGTACAACAACATCAAGAGTGCGTTCTTTCAACCGTGCGACGGTGAAATGATCATTCTGCTGCACTTCCACCTGAAGCACGCCATCATGTTCGGCAAAAAGAAGCACCTGGACGTACAGTTCTACACCGAGGTGGGAGAAATTACAACCGATCTCGGTAAGCACCAGCACATGCACGACCGGGACGATCTGGCGGCCGAGCAAGCGGAGCGAGAGCTGCGACACAAATTAAAGACAGCCTTCAAGAGCTTCTGCGAGAAGGTGGAAATGATGACGAAACAACAGATCGAGTTCGATACGCCATTCCGGGAGCTGGGCTTCCCGGGGGCACCGTTCCGCAGCACAGTATTACTGCAACCGACGTCCGGTAGCTTGGTGAACCTCACCGAGTGGCCTCCGTTCGTCATCACGCTGGAGGACGTGGAGTTGGTGCACTTCGAGCGTGTCCAGTTTCATTTGCGAAATTTCGATAtgatttttgtgtttaaaaattatcaGCAAAAGATCGCGATGGTTAACGCTATACCGATGAATTTGTTGGACCACGTCAAGGAATGGTTGAA CTCGTGCGATATTCGTTACTCTGAAGGCATACAGTCGTTGAACTGGGCGAAGATCATGAAAACTATCACAGACGATCCGGAGGGATTCTTCGACAGTGGTGGCTGGACATTCCTGGATCCAGAATCGGAAGGCGAGGCCGAAGCAAACAGTGAAACGGAGGACGAGGAAGATGACGCGTATGAACcgaccgatgatgatgacgaggaAGAATCGGATTCAGAGGATTACTCTGAGGCATCGGAAGACGATGATAGTGGAAGCGAAGAAG ATCTCGGTTCGGATGAAGAATCAGGAAAGGATTGGTCAGATTTGGAGCGAGAAGCGGCGGAAGAGGATCGTAATCGAGAAAACAATGATTACGATGATCGCAACGCGTCCAAAAAACGATCCCATCACAG ACGAGATCGAGGTGTAGCCTCGCCGAAGAAACGACACGAACATCATCGCAG CTCCTCTAAACACGGCAGTAGTCGAGACAAAAATCACAAGGATAAACATAACGACAAACATCGCAGCGGGGGCAGCAGCGGCAAGCACGATCGGCACAGCAGCAACCACAAGCGCTCTCGAGATGATAGTCGGGAGAGCGGTCATCACCATAAGAGCAAGAAATCTAGAAAGTAA
- the LOC128727307 gene encoding FACT complex subunit spt16 isoform X2, which translates to MSNIALDKDCFFRRMKRLYANWKDPEFSHDDSLSKVDCILTAVGVDEETFYSKSTSLQTWLFGYELTDTISLFCDNAILFLTSKKKIEFLKQIEKDSDDGLPPIRLLIRDKNDKDKANYEKLHEAMKASKAGKTVGVFTKDNFPGEFCENWRAFLKDKHMANVDISVPLGYIMCPKEDPELVTIKKACLVTIDVFNKYLKDHIMEIIDADKKVKHVKLAEGVESALTDKKYVTGVDTNQLDMCYPAIIQSGGNYSLKFSAFSDKNYLHFGSIICALGARYKSYCSNIVRTLLVNPTATIQKHYNFLLNLEEELLKNLVPGKRLSDVYDVGLEYAKKEEPKLVDKLTKTFGFATGLEFRENSMTIGPKSVAVLKKGMVFSLNVGLAGLENSEASDKESKMYALFVGDTVLVTEESQATVLTQSKKKIKNIGIFLKDDDEDDEEEEEKDTEQAPEILGRSGKRTTVLESKLRNEQSSEEKRKQHQKELAVALNEKAKERLAKQAGGKEAEKVRKSTVSYKSVNQMPREPEVKELKLYVDRKYETVIMPIFGVPVPFHISTIKNISQSVEGDYTYLRINFFHPGATMGRNESGMYPNPDATFVKEVTYRSTNTKEPGEIAAPSSNLNTAFRLIKEVQKRFKTREAEEREKEDLVKQDTLVMSQNKGNPKLKDLYIRPNIVSKRMTGSLEAHVNGFRYTSVRGDKVDILYNNIKSAFFQPCDGEMIILLHFHLKHAIMFGKKKHLDVQFYTEVGEITTDLGKHQHMHDRDDLAAEQAERELRHKLKTAFKSFCEKVEMMTKQQIEFDTPFRELGFPGAPFRSTVLLQPTSGSLVNLTEWPPFVITLEDVELVHFERVQFHLRNFDMIFVFKNYQQKIAMVNAIPMNLLDHVKEWLNSCDIRYSEGIQSLNWAKIMKTITDDPEGFFDSGGWTFLDPESEGEAEANSETEDEEDDAYEPTDDDDEEESDSEDYSEASEDDDSGSEEDLGSDEESGKDWSDLEREAAEEDRNRENNDYDDRNASKKRSHHSSSKHGSSRDKNHKDKHNDKHRSGGSSGKHDRHSSNHKRSRDDSRESGHHHKSKKSRK; encoded by the exons ATGTCAAACATCGCGCTGGATAAAGACTGCTTCTTCCGGCGGATGAAGCGGCTCTATGCAAACTGGAAG GATCCGGAATTCAGTCACGATGACTCACTGTCAAAGGTGGACTGCATCCTTACGGCGGTTGGTGTGGACGAGGAAACGTTCTACAGCAAATCAACATCTCTTCAAACCTGGCTGTTCGGGTACGAGCTGACCGACACGATCAGTTTGTTCTGCGACAACGCTATCCTTTTTCTtacgagcaagaaaaaaatcgagtTTCTGAAGCAGATCGAAAAGGATTCAGACGATGGATTGCCACCAATTCGGCTGCTCATTCGCGACAAG aatGACAAAGATAAAGCAAACTACGAGAAGCTACACGAAGCGATGAAGGCCTCGAAGGCTGGGAAGACGGTAGGCGTGTTCACGAAGGATAACTTTCCTGGTGAATTCTGCGAGAACTGGCGGGCGTTCCTGAAGGACAAGCATATGGCCAACGTTGACATCAGTGTGCCGCTAGGCTACATTATGTGCCCAAAGGAAGACCCGGAGCTagtgacgataaaaaaagcttGTCTCGTGACGATTGATGTTTTCAACAAGTATCTGAAGGATCACATCATGGAGATCATCGATGCGGATAAG aAAGTAAAGCATGTTAAACTGGCGGAAGGCGTGGAATCGGCCCTTACGGATAAGAAGTACGTCACCGGCGTGGATACCAACCAACTCGACATGTGCTATCCGGCCATCATCCAATCCGGTGGAAACTACAGTCTAAAGTTTAGTGCGTTCAGTGACAAAAACTATTTGCACTTTGGCTCCATTATATGCGCTCTTGGCGCACGGTACAAATCCTACTGTTCGAATATCGTCCGCACGTTGCTGGTCAATCCGACGGCCACCATTCAGAAGCACTACAATTTTTTGCTCAACCTCGAGGAGGAATTGCTGAAAAATCTCGTCCCAGGCAAACGACTCTCAGACGTGTACGATGTAGGGCTTGAGTACGCCAAAAAGGAGGAACCGAAGCTGGTCGACAAGCTGACGAAAACGTTTGGCTTCGCGACGGGACTCGAGTTCCGCGAGAACTCCATGACGATCGGACCGAAGAGCGTTGCCGTGCTTAAGAAGGGCATGGTGTTCAGCTTGAACGTCGGTCTGGCGGGGCTGGAAAATTCTGAGGCGTCGGACAAAGAATCGAAGATGTACGCGCTGTTCGTCGGCGATACGGTGTTGGTTACGGAGGAGTCGCAGGCGACTGTACTGACCCAGTCGAagaaaaagattaaaaatatCGGCATCTTCctgaaggacgacgacgaagatgatgaagaagaggaggaaaaGGACACCGAGCAGGCGCCGGAAATTTTGGGTCGCAGTGGCAAGCGCACGACGGTGCTGGAGAGCAAACTGCGAAACGAACAGAGCtcagaagaaaagcgaaagcagcACCAGAAGGAGCTAGCCGTGGCATTGAATGAGAAAGCAAAGGAGCGGTTAGCGAAACaggcgggtggaaaagaggCGGAAAAAGTACGCAAATCGACAGTGTCGTACAAAAGCGTTAATCAGATGCCCCGCGAACCGGAAGTGAAAGAGCTGAAGCTGTATGTTG ATCGAAAATACGAAACGGTCATAATGCCCATCTTCGGTGTTCCGGTACCGTTCCACATCTCGACCATCAAGAACATTTCCCAGTCCGTAGAGGGTGATTACACGTACTTGCGAATCAATTTCTTCCATCCGGGTGCAACGATGGGTCGAAATGAGTCCGGCATGTATCCCAACCCGGATGCGACATTTGTAAAGGAGGT TACCTATCGCTCAACAAACACGAAGGAACCGGGCGAGATTGCGGCCCCTTCGTCTAATCTCAACACGGCGTTCCGGCTAATTAAAGAGGTCCAGAAGCGATTCAAAACACGCGAGGCAGAAGAACGCGAAAAGGAAGATCTGGTCAAGCAGGATACGCTGGTAATGTCCCAGAACAAGGGCAACCCCAAGCTGAAGGATCTCTACATACGGCCCAACATCGTCAGCAAGCGCATGACTGGATCGCTCGAGGCGCACGTGAACGGCTTCCGTTACACGTCCGTTCGTGGCGACAAGGTGGACATTCTGTACAACAACATCAAGAGTGCGTTCTTTCAACCGTGCGACGGTGAAATGATCATTCTGCTGCACTTCCACCTGAAGCACGCCATCATGTTCGGCAAAAAGAAGCACCTGGACGTACAGTTCTACACCGAGGTGGGAGAAATTACAACCGATCTCGGTAAGCACCAGCACATGCACGACCGGGACGATCTGGCGGCCGAGCAAGCGGAGCGAGAGCTGCGACACAAATTAAAGACAGCCTTCAAGAGCTTCTGCGAGAAGGTGGAAATGATGACGAAACAACAGATCGAGTTCGATACGCCATTCCGGGAGCTGGGCTTCCCGGGGGCACCGTTCCGCAGCACAGTATTACTGCAACCGACGTCCGGTAGCTTGGTGAACCTCACCGAGTGGCCTCCGTTCGTCATCACGCTGGAGGACGTGGAGTTGGTGCACTTCGAGCGTGTCCAGTTTCATTTGCGAAATTTCGATAtgatttttgtgtttaaaaattatcaGCAAAAGATCGCGATGGTTAACGCTATACCGATGAATTTGTTGGACCACGTCAAGGAATGGTTGAA CTCGTGCGATATTCGTTACTCTGAAGGCATACAGTCGTTGAACTGGGCGAAGATCATGAAAACTATCACAGACGATCCGGAGGGATTCTTCGACAGTGGTGGCTGGACATTCCTGGATCCAGAATCGGAAGGCGAGGCCGAAGCAAACAGTGAAACGGAGGACGAGGAAGATGACGCGTATGAACcgaccgatgatgatgacgaggaAGAATCGGATTCAGAGGATTACTCTGAGGCATCGGAAGACGATGATAGTGGAAGCGAAGAAG ATCTCGGTTCGGATGAAGAATCAGGAAAGGATTGGTCAGATTTGGAGCGAGAAGCGGCGGAAGAGGATCGTAATCGAGAAAACAATGATTACGATGATCGCAACGCGTCCAAAAAACGATCCCATCACAG CTCCTCTAAACACGGCAGTAGTCGAGACAAAAATCACAAGGATAAACATAACGACAAACATCGCAGCGGGGGCAGCAGCGGCAAGCACGATCGGCACAGCAGCAACCACAAGCGCTCTCGAGATGATAGTCGGGAGAGCGGTCATCACCATAAGAGCAAGAAATCTAGAAAGTAA
- the LOC128724965 gene encoding putative nuclease HARBI1, giving the protein MISGLHLLLDSDSGNSETEEYSVPVSIPQDIPNEHNPRGYATKIRTIFVDIFLSTIRTIQDTFCAKFITLLMGNQEPIKASKYFTDNFEMDGVILCAAETHVKISVPQHDKHLFFYKDNAYTLNVLMISDHTKRIRYVIARFSGAFHDGYIWDASDVDQFFRKYRNYKILGRSGSFYSPKPWLVKPISDAVPNSSNAKFNFKHAKALYGAEDCFNLLKNRFRCILGSRPLPFTPQECATIINVCCALHNMCIEYNVPEIL; this is encoded by the exons ATGATATCAGGCCTGCATTTGTTGCTGGATTCTGATTCAGGCAACTCGGAAACCGAAGAATATTCAGTACCCGTCTCGATTCCACAGGATATTCCAAATGAACA CAATCCGAGAGGCTATGCTACAAAAATACGTACTATATTTGTGGATATCTTTCTGTCAACGATTCGTACTATACAGGACACGTTTTGTGCTAAGTTCATTACATTGCTCATGGGAAATCAAGAACCAATCAAGGCGAGTAAATATTTTACCGATAACTTCGAGATGGATGGAGTGATATTGTGTGCAGCTGAAACGCACGTTAAAATTTCAGTTCCACAGCACGATAAGCACCTTTTCTTTTACAAGGATAACGCGTATACCCTCAACGTGTTAATG ATCAGTGACCATACGAAACGAATACGATACGTTATTGCAAGGTTTAGTGGAGCATTTCATGATGGCTATATATGGGATGCTTCTGATGTGGATCAATTCTTTCGAAAGTATCGAAACTACAAGATTTTAGGCAGGT CTGGTTCGTTTTACTCCCCCAAACCATGGCTAGTCAAGCCGATCAGTGATGCAGTACCGAATTCTTCTAACgccaaatttaattttaaacacgCGAAGGCACTGTACGGTGCCGAAGATTGTTTCAACCTTTTAAAGAATCGTTTTCGGTGCATACTGGGATCACGACCGTTACCATTTACACCTCAAGAATGCGCAACAATCATAAATGTGTGTTGTGCATTGCACAACATGTGCATCGAATACAATGTACCAGAAATTCTCTGA
- the LOC128724966 gene encoding uncharacterized protein LOC128724966, with amino-acid sequence MISIIESEPDFQTRSKFKGNQSSFWRKLARELNALGPPSRDPTAWKKAWIDYKFGARKRLAQREKQIASGAVPRPLTSLERKLSHLLDIDIMKITTLEENQSYVDNGKRSKADYFEKVLDVNRSLVAATNMSLNLQNELITELRGMKQSNEQIIASCAEVNANLKSMTATLQELVAVLKSK; translated from the exons ATGATCAGCATTATCGAAAGCGAACCAGACTTCCAGACCAGATCCAAGTTCAAAGGCAACCAATCCTCGTTTTGGAGAAAATTAGCAAGAGAGCTGAATGCGCTTGGACCACCATCCAGAGATCCAACGGCATGGAAAAAG GCATGGATTGATTATAAATTTGGAGCGAGAAAACGGCTGGCTCAGcgcgaaaaacaaattgcATCAGGTGCAGTACCGAGGCCACTCACATCCTTAGAAAGGAAACTTTCGCATCTATTAGATATAGATATCATGAAAATTACCACACTAGAAGAAAATCAGTCTTATGTGGATA ATGGGAAAAGAAGCAAGGCAgattattttgaaaaagtaCTAGATGTCAACCGATCGCTCGTTGCCGCTACAAATATGtcattaaatttacaaaacgAATTGATCACCGAGCTCCGCGGGATGAAACAATCAAATGAACAAATAATTGCTTCATGTGCGGAAGTCAATGCGAATTTAAAAAGTATGACCGCAACCCTGCAAGAGTTGGTGGCTGTGCTCAAAAGCAAGTAA
- the LOC128724967 gene encoding uncharacterized protein LOC128724967 — protein MLDSDWKLTMESISDDHSGTLQKTNDDLQRSRSPLETVAEETEGYQPILVTPKTEWNLRPLVVEDSNRVLLAPSLELTLRYFFTHCGKDVTEISRSDLMIVLIYVVALETGFTPKGSPMPAVYRSEKHHCYRSFDQRLVKHFATQLPMDWLRRRAGPYQLEMELVHEASTRENLSCSLVAFCSGDMLIANLLPSVGKATGASFSTVIPISFHVPSVNSTRLPISYQYLQGLSLKLKNELFVPFRNLIFLKFVPIVNPSLLGLPQELVNKIKSYLDHRSKQHLLEVFKIFGSVYESERR, from the exons ATGCTTGATTCCGACTGGAAGC TTACGATGGAGTCCATTAGCGACGATCATTCCGGAACCCTGCAAAAGACTAATGACGATCTTCAAAGAAGCAGATCGCCGCTGGAAACTGTCGCCGAAGAAACTGAAG GATATCAGCCCATTCTGGTCACACCTAAAACGGAATGGAACTTGCGTCCGCTTGTCGTAGAGGACAGTAATAGGGTGTTGCTAGCACCATCGCTGGAGCTTACACTACGCTACTTTTTCACTCACTGCGGGAAGGACGTCACGGAGATAAGCCGTTCCGATCTGATGATAGTACTTATCTACGTGGTTGCCCTCGAAACGGGGTTTACTCCGAAGGGATCTCCAATGCCGGCAGTTTATCGGTCAGAGAAACACCACTGCTATCGATCATTCGATCAACGGCTTGTAAAACATTTCGCTACTCAGCTACCGATGGACTGGTTGCGGCGCCGGGCTGGCCCTTACCAGCTAGAGATGGAGCTAGTCCATGAAGCATCTACGCGCGAAAATCTCAGTTGCTCGCTTGTGGCCTTTTGCAGTGGGGACATGTTGATTGCCAATCTGTTGCCAAGTGTCGGCAAAGCGACTGGAGctagcttttccaccgttatACCCATCAGCTTTCACGTACCATCGGTGAATTCTACTCGATTACCAATCTCTTACCAATATCTTCAGGGTCTTTCGTTAAAGTTAAAAAATGAACTGTTTGTGCCATTTCgcaatttgatatttttaaaatttgtacCCATTGTAAATCCTTCTCTTCTGGGTTTGCCACAGGAGCtggtaaacaaaattaaatcctACCTTGATCATCGCTCGAAGCAACACCTGCTAGAGGTATTCAAAATATTTGGTTCCGTGTATGAGAGTGAGCGTAGATAG